Proteins from a single region of Undibacterium sp. KW1:
- a CDS encoding (2Fe-2S)-binding protein: MKLKVNGQVRTCQADGDTPLLWILREDLGLTGTKFGCGAGLCGACTVHLDGQALRSCLVPVEGLNGRNITTIEGLSPDRSHVLQQAWIEHQVPQCGYCQSGMLMAAAALLKTTPRPSDKQIDAVMTNLCRCGTYPRVRAAIHTAAAKLKPLAGKKGIKA, from the coding sequence GTGAAACTCAAAGTGAATGGACAGGTACGCACATGCCAGGCAGATGGCGATACTCCCCTGCTCTGGATACTGCGTGAAGACCTGGGCCTGACAGGCACCAAGTTTGGCTGCGGTGCCGGCCTGTGCGGTGCCTGTACCGTGCATCTGGATGGTCAGGCTCTACGCAGTTGCCTCGTGCCGGTGGAGGGCCTGAATGGGCGCAACATCACCACGATAGAAGGCCTGTCGCCCGACCGCAGCCATGTCCTGCAACAAGCCTGGATAGAGCATCAAGTGCCGCAATGCGGGTATTGCCAGTCAGGCATGCTGATGGCGGCGGCCGCCTTGTTGAAAACCACACCACGTCCGAGTGACAAGCAAATCGATGCTGTCATGACCAATTTGTGCCGTTGCGGTACTTATCCGCGTGTCAGGGCCGCCATACATACTGCTGCTGCGAAGCTCAAACCATTGGCAGGCAAGAAAGGGATAAAAGCATGA
- a CDS encoding molybdopterin cofactor-binding domain-containing protein has product MTTLASPARRNFLKSSLVAGAWVLGSSTIPMLDSLAADETSKAGSPLNSPFDFWLSMDGTGVVTAYTTVTNLGQGTHAAIAQIVAEELEMSIANVRIEHAPVVKQFHREWPPGITTFGSAGFNTAMVTIAPACAAARQMLLQAAALQWQVDVKDCMAIQAQVNHAATGRSLPYTALIKAAAMLTPPEKPIIKPPKDWKVLGQSAPRPDIPARVDGSAVFGIDVQRPGMLMAAVLHAPRFGSSLQSVDDNPALAVKGVRKVVHLPNAVAVVAERYWIAHKAVQLLKPVWQDGAHASINTAEMRTSLLRAVAAGDGKLSPRPKKQKEGAAETAMSEASSIIDTSFDVPFLAHATMEPLNATVEVTATGAQVWLSTQSQTDTQNGVAKALGFQPEQVQIYTQHVGGGFGRRLEHDFAIEAALIAKAAGAIVKTIWSRENDMRSGYYRPITAARVQLALDKDYLPMVLRLDTAGPSLLEYTQVTNSPARDGLDWTYIMGWFGSSYKFPLFDTRWTRVDFGVPCSYWRSVGNSQNCFFLEHTLEQAARKAGMDSLEYRRRLLQHNPKALAFVNALAEHAGWSKPLPKGHYRGFAMNGNSALFSAHIVEIAVSKPGQFRLVKITAGINPGIVANPKAVEAQMMGGTLFGLSAALFGEISFKDGQVEQGNFDSYRLVTLAQTPVLDVMVMSTGDKPEGVGEEGPPSIGPAIANALLAASGKPITRLPVTQAGWTLVA; this is encoded by the coding sequence ATGACTACCCTGGCTTCGCCTGCGCGCAGGAATTTCCTTAAATCTTCTCTGGTGGCCGGTGCATGGGTATTGGGCAGCAGCACCATACCCATGCTTGATAGCCTGGCAGCGGATGAAACAAGCAAGGCAGGGTCGCCCTTGAATTCGCCCTTTGATTTCTGGCTCAGCATGGACGGCACAGGTGTGGTGACTGCTTACACTACCGTCACCAATCTGGGGCAGGGCACACATGCGGCGATTGCCCAGATCGTCGCAGAAGAACTGGAAATGTCCATCGCAAATGTACGCATAGAACATGCACCCGTCGTCAAGCAATTCCACCGGGAATGGCCACCCGGCATCACGACTTTTGGCAGCGCTGGTTTTAATACTGCAATGGTAACGATAGCACCAGCCTGCGCAGCGGCAAGGCAAATGTTGTTGCAGGCGGCAGCCTTGCAATGGCAAGTCGATGTCAAAGACTGCATGGCGATTCAAGCGCAAGTGAACCATGCTGCCACAGGCCGCAGCTTGCCCTATACCGCCTTGATCAAGGCGGCAGCAATGCTGACACCGCCAGAAAAACCGATAATCAAGCCACCCAAGGACTGGAAGGTGCTGGGGCAGTCCGCACCACGCCCCGACATCCCGGCGCGGGTAGATGGCAGTGCCGTGTTTGGCATTGATGTGCAAAGACCGGGCATGCTGATGGCAGCTGTCCTGCATGCGCCGCGCTTTGGCAGCAGCTTGCAAAGCGTCGATGATAACCCTGCACTGGCTGTGAAAGGAGTACGCAAGGTCGTGCATCTGCCGAATGCCGTAGCGGTAGTAGCGGAGCGTTACTGGATAGCTCACAAGGCAGTGCAATTGTTGAAGCCTGTATGGCAGGATGGCGCGCATGCCAGCATCAACACCGCAGAGATGCGCACCAGCCTGCTGAGGGCAGTTGCTGCTGGCGATGGCAAGCTCTCCCCTCGTCCAAAAAAACAAAAAGAAGGTGCTGCAGAGACCGCAATGAGCGAAGCAAGCAGCATTATCGACACCAGCTTTGATGTACCCTTCCTGGCCCATGCAACGATGGAACCCCTGAATGCTACCGTTGAAGTGACTGCTACAGGCGCACAAGTCTGGCTCTCCACCCAAAGCCAGACGGACACACAAAATGGCGTCGCCAAGGCACTGGGTTTTCAGCCTGAGCAGGTACAGATATATACCCAGCACGTAGGTGGCGGTTTTGGCCGCAGGCTGGAACATGATTTTGCTATCGAGGCCGCCTTGATCGCCAAAGCTGCCGGTGCCATCGTAAAAACCATCTGGTCGCGTGAGAACGATATGCGCTCTGGCTATTACCGCCCCATCACCGCTGCCCGCGTGCAACTGGCACTGGATAAAGATTATCTGCCCATGGTTTTACGGCTCGATACTGCGGGGCCCTCACTACTCGAATATACGCAGGTCACGAATAGCCCGGCCAGGGATGGTCTGGACTGGACCTATATCATGGGCTGGTTCGGCAGCAGTTATAAATTTCCATTATTCGATACGCGCTGGACACGCGTAGATTTTGGCGTTCCCTGTTCTTACTGGCGCTCGGTAGGCAATTCGCAAAATTGTTTTTTTCTTGAACATACACTGGAACAGGCCGCCCGCAAGGCGGGCATGGATAGTCTGGAATACCGTCGTCGTCTGTTACAACATAATCCCAAAGCCCTTGCCTTTGTGAATGCGCTGGCAGAACACGCAGGCTGGAGCAAGCCCTTGCCCAAGGGCCATTATCGTGGTTTTGCCATGAACGGCAATAGCGCCCTGTTCAGTGCGCATATTGTTGAAATTGCGGTCAGCAAACCGGGGCAATTCCGTCTGGTAAAAATTACCGCTGGCATCAATCCGGGAATCGTTGCCAATCCCAAAGCAGTTGAGGCGCAGATGATGGGTGGTACCTTGTTTGGTTTGTCTGCTGCGTTGTTTGGCGAAATCAGTTTCAAGGATGGCCAGGTAGAGCAGGGCAATTTTGATAGCTATCGCCTGGTCACGCTGGCGCAGACACCAGTACTGGACGTCATGGTCATGAGTACGGGTGACAAGCCGGAAGGCGTGGGCGAAGAAGGCCCGCCATCGATAGGCCCGGCCATTGCCAATGCCTTGCTGGCAGCCAGTGGCAAACCAATCACACGCCTGCCTGTGACGCAGGCTGGATGGACGCTGGTGGCGTAA